In Campylobacteraceae bacterium, one DNA window encodes the following:
- a CDS encoding transposase, with protein sequence MPRIARNLADEQIYHIINRGNRRSAIFHDSYDYDKFLNLLFDAKEKYDISCYAYCLMSNHYHLVLYTNVGENLSFAMHHINSSYVRYYNRRYKLSGHLWQGRYKSFIVQEEVYLLTLIKYVEANPLRAKIVKDCVLYKYSSAYNRVNELSSLIINNLPIVLPKNWHSYINEKSSKTNLDSIRNSISRQSPLGDPTWQSFTSNKYGLESTLNPIGRPKNRDY encoded by the coding sequence ATGCCTAGAATAGCAAGAAATTTAGCAGATGAACAAATATATCATATTATCAATCGAGGAAATAGAAGAAGTGCAATCTTTCATGATTCTTATGATTATGATAAGTTTTTGAATCTTCTTTTTGATGCAAAAGAAAAATATGATATATCGTGTTATGCTTATTGTTTAATGTCGAATCATTATCATTTAGTTTTATACACAAATGTAGGCGAGAATTTATCATTTGCTATGCATCATATTAATTCATCTTATGTAAGATATTACAACAGAAGATATAAATTATCTGGCCATTTATGGCAAGGAAGGTATAAGAGTTTTATTGTTCAAGAAGAAGTATATTTACTTACTTTAATTAAGTATGTTGAAGCTAATCCTTTAAGAGCTAAGATAGTAAAAGATTGTGTTTTATATAAATATAGTTCTGCTTATAATAGAGTTAATGAGCTTAGTAGTTTAATCATAAATAATTTACCTATTGTACTCCCAAAAAATTGGCATAGTTATATAAATGAGAAATCTAGCAAAACAAACCTAGATTCAATAAGGAATTCAATTAGTAGACAATCACCTTTAGGTGATCCTACTTGGCAATCTTTTACAAGTAACAAATATGGTTTAGAATCAACTTTAAATCCTATTGGAAGACCTAAAAATAGGGATTATTGA
- a CDS encoding ankyrin repeat domain-containing protein, translated as MYKIKKIYFFLFFLLSLNIFANDSFDTLLSLALKGDKQSLENKISQGHNIDIVDNLGRSLVLRVTMKKNLQALKLLIKLGAKIDYYDKNLSKNVIDQTAFLYAGAKGMNEFLNVLIKENAKTDILNYYGGTALIPACEKGYVSTVILLLEKTKIDINHINYLGWTALLETVILSNGGKNHQKIVALLLEYGANKEIKDKNGFNALDHAKKESFSAIVKLLE; from the coding sequence ATGTATAAAATAAAAAAAATCTATTTCTTTCTTTTTTTTCTTTTATCTTTAAATATTTTTGCAAATGACAGTTTTGATACATTGTTATCTCTTGCGCTAAAAGGAGATAAACAAAGCCTAGAAAATAAAATTTCACAAGGGCACAACATTGATATTGTTGATAATCTTGGGCGTTCACTTGTATTGAGAGTTACAATGAAAAAGAATCTTCAAGCTTTGAAACTATTAATAAAACTAGGTGCAAAGATTGATTATTATGATAAAAATCTTTCAAAAAATGTAATCGATCAGACGGCTTTTTTATATGCAGGTGCAAAAGGAATGAATGAATTTTTAAATGTTTTAATAAAAGAAAATGCAAAAACAGATATTTTAAATTATTATGGAGGAACAGCACTTATTCCAGCATGTGAAAAAGGCTATGTAAGTACAGTAATACTTTTATTAGAAAAAACTAAAATAGATATAAACCATATCAATTATTTAGGCTGGACTGCTTTATTAGAAACAGTTATTTTATCAAATGGTGGAAAAAATCATCAAAAAATTGTAGCACTTTTATTAGAATATGGAGCCAATAAAGAAATAAAAGATAAAAATGGTTTCAATGCCTTAGATCATGCAAAAAAAGAATCTTTTAGTGCTATTGTTAAATTACTTGAATAA
- a CDS encoding GNAT family N-acetyltransferase yields the protein MIGGYEMVMKPKEKKDKKQVPSLVLVKMSDILIRKIQKQEIKELINLCALHAKYENTSYDKTGKEEKLHLVLFKEDSNITCFVAIQNKEILAYATVIKEFSTWDADYYLHMDCLYIKESHRGKGLGENFMSKIKEHAKNLGCNHIEWQTPSNNYKAIKFYEKMGAKNKDKKRFSLYL from the coding sequence ATGATTGGTGGTTACGAGATGGTTATGAAACCAAAGGAAAAGAAGGACAAAAAGCAAGTTCCATCTCTTGTGCTTGTTAAAATGAGTGATATTTTAATAAGAAAAATACAAAAACAAGAAATAAAAGAGCTCATAAACTTATGTGCTCTACATGCAAAATACGAAAATACATCTTATGATAAAACAGGCAAGGAGGAAAAACTACACCTTGTTTTGTTTAAAGAAGATTCAAACATTACTTGTTTTGTAGCCATACAAAATAAAGAAATCCTTGCCTATGCAACAGTGATAAAAGAATTCTCAACCTGGGATGCTGATTATTATTTACACATGGACTGTTTGTATATAAAAGAGTCTCATAGAGGAAAGGGTCTGGGAGAAAATTTCATGTCAAAAATTAAAGAACATGCAAAAAATTTGGGATGTAATCATATAGAATGGCAAACACCAAGTAATAATTATAAAGCAATAAAATTTTATGAAAAAATGGGTGCAAAAAACAAAGATAAAAAAAGGTTTTCTCTTTATTTATAA
- a CDS encoding rhodanese-like domain-containing protein: MNMKTQISHYENKLKYEIDSSDLFAAITNKEDIVIIDVRNKEAYDRSHIPSSINLYHQDMNENSTKDFNKNTLYITYCDGIGCNGSTKGALNMSKLGFKVKELMGGHDWWLRDGYETKGKEGQKASSISCAC, from the coding sequence ATTAATATGAAAACACAAATTTCTCACTACGAAAACAAATTAAAATACGAAATAGATTCTTCAGATTTATTTGCTGCTATTACAAATAAAGAAGATATTGTAATAATTGATGTACGAAATAAAGAAGCGTATGATCGTTCACATATTCCTTCGAGTATTAATCTTTATCACCAAGATATGAATGAAAACTCTACAAAAGATTTTAATAAAAACACTCTTTATATTACTTATTGTGATGGTATTGGATGTAATGGTTCTACTAAAGGCGCTTTAAATATGAGTAAATTAGGCTTTAAAGTAAAAGAATTAATGGGTGGACATGATTGGTGGTTACGAGATGGTTATGAAACCAAAGGAAAAGAAGGACAAAAAGCAAGTTCCATCTCTTGTGCTTGTTAA
- a CDS encoding AraC family transcriptional regulator, producing MHKKLTHLKHSILANDLMSYIYDNIQSDINMDEMANNFSISKCHFHKIFKEQTGMAIYETIKSIRLQKASNILITNKYSNISEIANMCGYSSQTSFIRAFKQRFSQTPTYWRKGGYKEYSNKIINAATKNKKPSIDFYNLEQNLIKVKPRMAYYIRQKGYSANYKQTWEKLKAWVYSNDIKEYEQIGIYHDNPTLTPLEECNYVACIVPKDENLRLSQTNLPQLEIQECLCITFKIECLHEDILLLIQWVYHEWLPTSGYETITIPSYIIKENEDFSSSNNIIKGIYHVPVRYV from the coding sequence ATGCATAAAAAATTAACCCATTTAAAACACAGTATCTTAGCCAATGATTTGATGTCATATATTTACGATAATATTCAAAGTGATATTAATATGGATGAAATGGCAAACAATTTTTCAATAAGTAAATGCCATTTCCATAAAATATTTAAAGAACAAACCGGCATGGCAATATATGAAACAATTAAATCCATTCGTTTACAAAAAGCCAGCAATATTTTAATTACTAATAAATATTCTAATATTAGTGAAATAGCTAATATGTGTGGGTATAGCTCACAAACATCTTTTATTAGAGCTTTTAAACAAAGATTTTCTCAAACGCCTACGTATTGGAGAAAGGGTGGTTATAAAGAGTATTCAAATAAGATAATAAATGCGGCTACAAAGAATAAAAAACCTTCTATTGATTTCTACAATTTAGAACAAAACCTAATTAAAGTGAAACCACGAATGGCTTATTATATAAGACAAAAAGGCTACAGTGCAAATTACAAACAAACCTGGGAAAAATTAAAAGCTTGGGTATACAGCAATGATATAAAAGAATACGAGCAGATTGGAATCTATCATGACAATCCAACACTAACACCTTTAGAGGAGTGTAATTATGTGGCTTGTATTGTTCCTAAAGATGAGAACTTACGTTTAAGCCAAACGAATCTGCCTCAATTAGAAATTCAAGAGTGTTTGTGTATTACTTTTAAAATAGAATGTTTGCATGAAGATATTCTTTTATTAATACAATGGGTTTATCATGAGTGGCTTCCAACTAGTGGTTATGAAACAATAACAATACCTTCTTATATAATAAAAGAAAATGAGGACTTTTCCTCTTCAAACAATATAATTAAAGGCATATACCATGTACCTGTTAGGTATGTATAA
- a CDS encoding ATP-dependent helicase, with protein sequence MPLKNLNSEQLEAATCTGGHNLIIASAGTGKTSTIVGRIGHLINSGVKPKDIMLLTFTNKAAAEMVERVAKFFGMDIAKEMMAGTFHSVSYKLLKVLDVKITLKQPSELKTLFKSVYEKRVFYHRDDETNPYDGGYLYDMYSLFLNSTHGEEFDDWVIERNEGHELYTPIYTDVVKEFNELKIKYSYANFDDLLTLMIDKQKETEFTYKEILVDEYQDTNPLQGKLLEGFKPQSLFCVGDYDQSIYAFNGSDIGIISSFATRYEGAKVFTLKKNYRSTKPILDLATKVIEHNERIYEKHLEVFRKEALYKPKLLMFSELFDQYEHISKLIAKSSTPNDEIAIIFRNNSSADGIEVNLREYDIPARRKGGHSFFDSLEVKFILDIMSLLMNRNDMMSVIHILEYGKGIGKAIAKDIFDALMKLGNGDLFTGLFNPDPSVKNPYLSAKSKNIQLGLFDDFIELGSVAKFKDCGFEENFLGNAILKHPKLSYEGGLFLHEFYLIVKSLKRVTNPNSLIEHVIKSKLFAHLKEILSTKRGTLKDGNLDPKLKLAAELKIGTKALLLKKLATHYKELHKFINAMVLGGGEMSAGEGVHLLTVHASKGLEFKEVYIIDLMDGRFPNRKLMAKGGSLEEERRLFYVAVTRAKDILYLSYAKYDRVKKIDFIHSQFLREAGLVSGGENKEEKK encoded by the coding sequence ATGCCTTTAAAAAACTTAAACTCCGAACAGCTTGAAGCAGCTACTTGTACAGGTGGACATAACCTAATTATTGCCAGTGCTGGTACTGGTAAAACGTCTACTATTGTAGGCCGTATTGGCCATTTGATTAATTCAGGCGTAAAACCTAAAGATATTATGCTCTTAACTTTTACTAATAAAGCTGCTGCTGAAATGGTTGAGCGAGTGGCTAAATTTTTTGGTATGGATATTGCAAAAGAAATGATGGCTGGAACCTTTCATTCTGTTTCTTATAAACTACTCAAAGTGCTTGACGTAAAAATTACGCTTAAACAACCAAGCGAATTAAAAACACTTTTTAAATCGGTTTATGAAAAACGTGTTTTTTATCACCGAGATGATGAAACCAATCCTTATGATGGTGGATATTTATACGATATGTATTCACTGTTTTTAAACTCTACCCATGGAGAAGAGTTTGATGATTGGGTAATTGAACGTAATGAAGGACATGAACTTTATACGCCTATTTATACAGATGTTGTAAAAGAGTTTAATGAACTAAAAATCAAATACTCTTATGCCAATTTTGATGATTTATTAACCCTAATGATTGATAAACAAAAAGAGACAGAGTTTACGTATAAAGAAATCTTAGTAGATGAGTATCAAGATACCAATCCTTTACAAGGTAAATTATTAGAAGGTTTTAAACCTCAGTCTTTATTTTGTGTTGGAGATTATGACCAAAGTATTTATGCTTTTAACGGTTCTGATATTGGAATTATTTCTTCGTTTGCTACGCGTTATGAGGGTGCTAAAGTTTTTACTTTAAAAAAGAATTACCGATCAACTAAACCTATATTAGATTTAGCAACAAAAGTGATTGAACACAATGAGCGAATATATGAAAAACATTTAGAAGTATTTAGAAAAGAGGCTTTGTATAAACCAAAGTTATTAATGTTTTCAGAACTCTTTGATCAATACGAACATATATCAAAATTAATAGCCAAAAGTTCTACTCCAAATGATGAAATTGCTATTATTTTTAGAAACAATTCAAGTGCTGATGGTATTGAAGTGAATTTAAGAGAATATGATATTCCTGCTCGAAGAAAGGGCGGGCATAGTTTTTTTGATTCTTTGGAAGTGAAATTTATACTTGATATTATGAGTTTATTAATGAACCGTAATGATATGATGAGTGTTATTCATATTTTGGAATATGGAAAAGGTATTGGAAAAGCCATTGCTAAAGATATTTTTGATGCTTTAATGAAACTGGGAAATGGAGATTTATTTACAGGTTTATTTAATCCAGATCCTTCTGTTAAAAACCCTTATTTAAGTGCCAAATCTAAAAATATTCAATTGGGATTATTTGATGATTTTATTGAGTTAGGTTCTGTTGCTAAGTTTAAAGATTGTGGTTTTGAAGAGAATTTTCTAGGAAATGCTATTTTAAAACATCCTAAGTTATCGTATGAAGGGGGACTGTTTTTACACGAATTTTATCTTATTGTAAAATCCTTGAAAAGAGTGACAAATCCTAATTCTTTGATTGAACATGTAATTAAATCTAAGTTATTTGCCCATTTAAAAGAAATCCTTTCAACCAAAAGAGGAACACTAAAAGATGGAAATCTGGATCCTAAATTAAAACTTGCAGCTGAGCTAAAAATTGGTACCAAAGCGCTTTTATTAAAAAAACTAGCAACGCATTATAAAGAATTGCATAAGTTTATTAATGCCATGGTTTTAGGTGGTGGAGAAATGAGTGCAGGGGAAGGGGTTCATTTACTTACTGTTCATGCCTCAAAAGGTTTGGAGTTTAAAGAAGTTTATATTATTGATTTAATGGATGGAAGGTTTCCTAATAGAAAACTGATGGCAAAGGGTGGTTCTCTTGAAGAAGAGAGACGTTTATTTTATGTAGCAGTTACAAGAGCCAAAGATATTTTGTATTTGTCTTATGCCAAATATGATCGTGTGAAAAAAATAGATTTTATACATTCTCAGTTTTTACGAGAAGCTGGTTTGGTTTCGGGCGGAGAAAATAAAGAAGAAAAAAAATAA
- a CDS encoding diguanylate cyclase, which produces MPLSSQKKNFIFITFAIISTIVISIFSYFYFSSVFEDIERSINNNNTKHFISSIDRNIKHSKHMASDYARDDDLYSFMTNKNPDYIYKHYKVGSYALENLGLSFIFINDLENNNIFAHKSSYEGNINLEKINKYILSTFKENITSSILNMNGRFFIITKEEITSSNSNKRTNGYFYTGIEIQKKELEEYNALIFTVKEKNNIKFTKQEYQIYNTKNFKQILVSSLFLYNSIYKQFHFYDNNMNYSFSIKTKNDYIMLEQGKKKILFYNLIIITSLLLIFFLIYKFQKFLNINKKQLERLVNLKTKQTKTTLKQLEIAHKKLFAIANTDYLTKINNRRSFFCLSEQTFLSANDCNEDLSLIMIDIDNFKQINDTYGHDVGDEILKMFVKAFKPHLGKEDIFGRLGGEEFAITLPRCNLEEARIKAEILRAALQQAVTHNNTKKIGVTASFGVAQMQGNTCIDEILQTADNLLYAAKKSGKNRVRSRIMPMDRIKEQIENL; this is translated from the coding sequence ATGCCTTTAAGCTCACAAAAGAAGAACTTTATATTTATTACTTTTGCAATCATTTCTACAATTGTTATTAGTATATTTTCTTATTTTTATTTTTCTTCTGTATTTGAAGACATTGAGAGAAGCATTAATAATAATAATACCAAACACTTTATTAGCAGTATCGATAGAAACATTAAACACAGCAAACACATGGCATCTGATTACGCAAGAGATGATGACCTTTATTCTTTCATGACAAACAAAAATCCAGATTATATTTATAAACACTATAAAGTAGGCTCTTATGCCTTAGAAAATCTGGGCTTAAGTTTTATTTTTATTAATGATTTAGAAAACAATAATATTTTTGCCCATAAAAGTTCCTATGAAGGGAATATTAATCTCGAAAAAATCAATAAATACATCCTCTCAACGTTTAAAGAAAATATAACTTCTTCTATCTTAAACATGAATGGAAGATTTTTTATTATTACAAAAGAAGAGATTACTAGTTCAAATTCAAATAAAAGAACAAACGGTTATTTTTATACAGGAATTGAAATTCAAAAAAAAGAACTAGAAGAATATAATGCTCTTATTTTCACTGTAAAAGAGAAAAATAATATCAAATTTACTAAACAAGAATATCAAATTTATAATACTAAGAATTTTAAACAAATATTAGTATCAAGCCTTTTTCTTTACAATAGTATTTATAAACAATTTCATTTTTATGATAATAATATGAACTACTCCTTTTCCATCAAAACAAAAAATGATTACATAATGCTGGAGCAAGGAAAAAAGAAAATTCTATTTTATAACCTTATAATAATTACTTCTTTATTACTCATTTTCTTTTTAATCTATAAATTCCAAAAATTTCTTAATATAAATAAAAAACAGCTAGAACGTTTGGTAAATTTAAAAACAAAACAAACAAAAACCACTCTTAAACAACTTGAAATCGCTCATAAAAAACTCTTTGCTATTGCGAATACCGATTATTTAACAAAAATAAATAACCGAAGAAGTTTCTTTTGTCTTAGTGAACAAACATTCTTAAGCGCAAATGACTGCAATGAGGACTTATCTCTTATTATGATAGATATTGATAACTTCAAACAAATTAATGACACCTATGGTCATGATGTAGGAGATGAAATACTAAAAATGTTTGTTAAAGCTTTTAAACCTCATCTGGGAAAAGAAGATATTTTTGGGCGTTTAGGTGGGGAAGAGTTTGCAATTACTTTGCCAAGATGTAATCTTGAAGAAGCAAGAATAAAAGCAGAAATTTTAAGAGCTGCTTTACAACAAGCAGTCACTCATAATAATACAAAAAAAATAGGAGTCACTGCTAGTTTTGGAGTAGCTCAAATGCAAGGAAATACCTGTATTGATGAAATCTTACAAACAGCAGATAATCTTCTGTATGCTGCAAAAAAATCAGGTAAGAATCGTGTACGTTCTAGAATTATGCCCATGGATAGAATTAAAGAACAAATAGAAAATTTATAA
- a CDS encoding valine--tRNA ligase, whose amino-acid sequence MSDKYEPAKIEDDYYALWEKRGYFEIDGNKNIQEKDKNFSIMMPPPNVTGSLHIGHALTFTLQDIITRYKRMDGYKTLWQPGTDHAGIATQNIVEKQLIAAGTSKEEVGREEFLKHAWKQKEVSGGNIVHQMRKLGVTPAWKRERFTMDEGLKEAVKEAFVSLFNEGHISQNTYMVNWCTHDGALSDIEVEHEEVQGKFYTMVYKLKDDAGQIEVKTTRPETYFGDTAIMVHPDDTRYSALVGKEVYLPLTNRSIKIITDTHVDMEVGTGIVKVTPAHDQNDYEVGKRHDLEFIKVFDEKGILNEYCGEFQGMERLEAREHIVKKLQEEGYITEIEDHVHQVGHCYRCKNIVEPFISQQWFLSNEMAQSSIDKTKEQTKERAKEGTSLFHPPHWINSYTAWMDELRPWCISRQLWWGHRIPVFTCNESKCNHQWADKADEPEACPKCNSKDYTQDPDVLDTWFSSALWAMSPLGWGNNDKLKDLYNENDEKDFYPNSLLITGFDIMFFWVARMMMMGDHFKKELPFKDIYMHALVRDENGAKMSKSKGNVINPLDMVEEFSADIVRFSLAYLAVQGRDIKLGKKHLDLYRNFTNKFYNAANFFIMNLENQNEANNTNIPIKFADLEDIEIKTALGKYMLSKLAITTHDVRLALDTYKFNEAAAALYKFVWNEFCDWGIEYSKASKDSLFELGAIFKETLKLTSPFMPFIAEYLYQKLSLTKLEDSESIMIKSYPKVLKRDLEVEKMFAYIEEAITSVRRAKVIIDMGNSKISKAYIKIDVNIDKEIAKPFIEKLAKVIEIEFVEAKIENSITDVSDNLEVYLPTSEIDMTPIINKLSKQKEKTQKEFDKLNGMLKNERFVANAPEEVITANRKALEEAQNKLEKINNELKAIM is encoded by the coding sequence ATGAGCGATAAATACGAACCAGCAAAGATAGAAGATGACTATTATGCACTTTGGGAAAAACGGGGTTATTTCGAAATAGATGGTAATAAAAACATACAAGAAAAAGATAAAAACTTTTCAATTATGATGCCTCCTCCCAATGTCACTGGTTCTTTGCATATTGGACATGCATTAACATTTACATTGCAAGATATAATTACACGTTACAAACGAATGGATGGTTATAAAACCTTATGGCAACCTGGTACGGATCATGCGGGAATTGCTACTCAAAATATTGTTGAGAAACAATTAATTGCTGCTGGAACGTCTAAAGAAGAAGTAGGTCGTGAAGAGTTTTTAAAACATGCGTGGAAACAAAAAGAAGTAAGTGGTGGAAATATAGTTCACCAAATGAGAAAACTAGGTGTTACTCCTGCTTGGAAACGTGAGCGATTTACTATGGATGAAGGTTTAAAAGAAGCGGTAAAAGAAGCTTTTGTATCTTTATTTAATGAGGGGCATATTTCACAAAATACTTATATGGTAAATTGGTGTACACACGATGGAGCTTTAAGTGATATTGAAGTTGAACATGAAGAAGTTCAAGGTAAGTTTTATACCATGGTATATAAACTTAAAGATGATGCCGGACAAATAGAAGTAAAAACAACCAGACCTGAGACTTATTTTGGGGATACTGCTATTATGGTTCACCCAGATGATACTAGATACAGTGCACTTGTTGGAAAAGAAGTATATTTACCTTTAACAAACAGAAGTATTAAAATTATTACAGATACTCATGTTGATATGGAAGTAGGAACGGGTATTGTTAAAGTAACACCAGCCCATGACCAAAACGATTATGAAGTAGGAAAAAGACACGATTTAGAATTTATTAAAGTATTTGATGAAAAAGGTATTTTAAATGAATATTGTGGAGAATTTCAAGGAATGGAGCGCTTAGAAGCAAGAGAACATATTGTTAAAAAACTTCAAGAAGAAGGTTATATTACTGAAATTGAAGACCATGTTCATCAAGTAGGGCATTGTTACAGATGTAAAAATATTGTAGAACCTTTTATATCTCAACAATGGTTTTTAAGCAATGAAATGGCTCAAAGTTCCATTGATAAAACTAAAGAACAAACGAAAGAGCGAGCAAAAGAGGGTACAAGTTTATTTCATCCTCCTCATTGGATTAATTCTTATACTGCTTGGATGGATGAATTAAGACCTTGGTGTATTTCGAGACAATTATGGTGGGGACATAGAATTCCAGTTTTCACGTGTAATGAAAGTAAGTGTAACCATCAATGGGCAGATAAAGCGGATGAGCCAGAAGCTTGTCCTAAATGTAACAGCAAAGATTATACACAAGATCCAGATGTTCTTGATACGTGGTTTTCATCTGCTTTATGGGCAATGTCGCCTTTGGGTTGGGGAAATAACGATAAATTAAAAGATTTATACAATGAAAATGATGAAAAAGATTTTTATCCAAACTCTTTATTAATTACAGGTTTTGACATTATGTTCTTTTGGGTTGCACGAATGATGATGATGGGTGATCACTTTAAAAAAGAACTTCCTTTTAAAGATATTTATATGCATGCTCTTGTAAGAGATGAAAACGGTGCAAAAATGTCAAAATCTAAAGGAAATGTAATCAATCCTTTGGATATGGTTGAAGAATTTTCAGCAGATATCGTACGATTTTCACTGGCATATTTAGCCGTTCAAGGTAGAGATATAAAACTTGGGAAAAAACACTTAGATTTATACAGAAACTTTACCAATAAATTTTACAATGCCGCTAACTTTTTTATAATGAACTTAGAAAATCAAAATGAAGCCAATAATACAAATATTCCTATTAAGTTTGCTGATTTAGAAGATATTGAAATTAAAACAGCTCTTGGGAAATACATGCTTTCTAAACTTGCAATTACTACACACGATGTTAGACTTGCTTTAGATACGTATAAATTTAATGAAGCAGCAGCTGCATTGTATAAATTTGTTTGGAATGAATTTTGTGATTGGGGAATTGAGTATTCAAAAGCGTCAAAAGACTCATTATTTGAATTAGGAGCTATTTTTAAAGAAACACTTAAATTAACTTCACCTTTTATGCCCTTTATTGCAGAGTATCTATATCAAAAACTGTCATTGACTAAATTAGAAGACTCTGAGTCAATTATGATTAAATCTTATCCTAAAGTGCTTAAAAGAGATTTAGAAGTTGAAAAAATGTTTGCATATATAGAAGAAGCAATTACTTCAGTACGACGTGCAAAAGTAATTATTGATATGGGAAACAGTAAAATTTCTAAAGCCTATATTAAAATAGATGTAAATATTGATAAAGAAATAGCAAAACCTTTTATTGAAAAACTTGCGAAAGTAATAGAAATAGAATTTGTTGAAGCTAAAATAGAAAACTCAATTACAGATGTATCTGATAATTTAGAAGTATATCTGCCAACATCAGAAATTGATATGACCCCTATTATTAATAAATTAAGCAAACAAAAAGAAAAAACACAAAAAGAATTTGATAAACTAAATGGAATGTTAAAGAATGAACGTTTTGTTGCAAATGCACCAGAAGAAGTAATTACTGCTAATAGAAAAGCCCTTGAAGAAGCGCAAAATAAATTAGAGAAAATTAACAATGAACTTAAGGCGATAATGTAA